The Deltaproteobacteria bacterium sequence ACCATGGCGCTCGCGGTAGCAAGCCATCATCGACGCCCAGCGTCAAGCCGCGCGGGCGCTGCGTGCACGGGGCAAGGCGATCGGAGCCGCCCGGGCGCTTCCGGCGGCCGCGGCGGGCGCGGCGCCGTCGCCGGCCCGCGCGGCGTTCGGCGGGCCTACGCCGCGTGCGGGGCGATGTCCGCGGCGGCCATCGCGGTCTACCCGCGGTCGCCCCGCAGCGTCGCGCGTCGCATCCGGCGCGCGGACGGGGCGGCCGCCACCGCCGCGCCTACGGGCAGGTGCCTCCGGTGCCGCTCGTGTCGGTGCACACCCCGCCGCAGCAGTCGCCGTTGGGCTGCTCGGCGCAGGCCGTCTCGTCCATGGCCGCGGGCACGTCGGTGCAGACGCCGGCGTCGTCACATACGTCGGGGTTGCACGTCGGTTCGGCGATGCCCGCGCCGCACGGCGTGCCGGCGGCCAGGGGAGCGGTCGCGCTGCAGGTGCCCATCCCGTCGCATTGGGCGGTGCCCATGCAGTCCGTCGGGTCCGGATCGGGGCAGGACGTGCCGGCCGCGACGAACTGATCGGCCGGGCAGTCGGCCGACGTCCCGTCGCAGGTCTCGGCGACGTCGCAGTCGCCGGCCGACGGGCGGCAGGTCACGCCCGAGACGAGCGTGCACGTGCCGTCGGCGGTCGCGCCGAGCGATGCCTTGCACGCGTCGCACGGGCCGTCGCACGCGGCGTCGCAGCAGACGCCGTCGGAGCAGAAGCCGCTGTTGCACTCGCCGTTGATCGTGCACGCCGATCCGAGCGCGAGCCCGGCGTCCGGCGCCGCCGCGTCCGGCGCCGCCGCGTCCGGCACCGCCGCGTCCGGCACCGCCGCGTCCGGCGCCGCCGCGTCCGGCGCCGCCGCGTCCGGCGCTGGCGGCGCGGCGTCCGGCGCTGCCGCGTCGGGGCCGGGCGCGCCGTCGATCCCGCCGGCCGCGTCGGCCGCGGCACCGTCCGCCGATGCCGCGTCGATCGGCGGCGGCACCGTCGGGTCGCACTGGAACGCCGGGTCGACGTCGGCGCGCTTGCACCAGCCGTCGGCCGCGCACGCGTAGCCGTCCGGGCACGCGCCGTCGCTTCCGCACAGGAACGCGCACGCGGGCTTGGGCGCGTCGAAACACGCGGCGAGAGCCGCCGCGGCGACCGCCGCGATCCCCCAGCGCAACGAGAGGACGACCGTGGCGCGTCGCATCAGAACACCCACCCCGCGGTGAAGCCGACGCTGTCGCCGGTGACGACCGGCGTCACGGCCGCTGCGGCCGGCGCCCGCTCCGCGCCCGCCTCGGTTCCCGGGTCGACCAGGAAGAACACCACGGCGGTGGCGGCGCTCACGCCGGCACCGATCCACGCGATCTTCGCCCACCGCTCGAGATTTTCCCCCTCGTCGACGAAGTCTTCGTACTGGCGTCGCACCTCGCCGTCGAACGCGCGCGGTCGTCCGTCGACCGGATCGCGGAAGTCGATGAGCGTCTCGATGTCTTCCTCGCGCGAACTCGCCGACAGGCCGAGGACGGCGCCGGTGGTGGCGGCGGCGACCGCGACGCCGACCGACACCCACGCAGCCGTGCGCTGCCAACTCGTTCCCCCGTCGACGAACGTCGGCGGTCGATCCTCCGGCGCGGGGGTCGGCGGGGCGTCGTCGAAGTCGGGCGCCATGACGTCCGCCGCGTCCCCGCCGGCTGCCGCACCGCCGCCGGCCGCCGCATCACCGCCGCCGGCCGCCGCAGCGCCGCCGCCGGCCGCCGCACCGCCGCCGCCGGCCGCCGCACCGCCGCCATCGGTCTGGCCCAGCTTGCGCTTGCATTCGTCGACGCGCTTTTCGGTGTCGGCGCGGTCCGCCTCGCTCGGGTTGCCCTCGCGCAGGTACCGTCCGTAATAGATGAGCGCGGCCTCGCAGTCGCCGGCCTTGTCGTGCGCCAGCGCGATCTTGAAGAACAGCACCGGGTCCTTCGTGATCTGGTATGCGAGGCCGAACTCGCGGGCGGCGATCGCGTAGTCTTTGATGGCCAGCGCTTCGGTGGCCTTCTTGTAGTGTTCGCGCGCCTTCTCGATGTCCGGTCGTGCGTCGCCGGCCGGTGGAGTCTGCGCCGCGGCGCGTGCGCCGATGCCGAGCCCCACTACACCGGACAGCGCCGCGACCAGGGCGATGCTGCGGGTACGCATGGCGCCAGGATATACCTCGCGCCGGGTCCCGACAAGTCGAACGGGGCCGCTATCTGTCGGGAAATAGTGCGGTTTGGGGTATAGTCGGCCGCCCGCCATGGCCAAGATCGACTCCGTTCGCAACATCGGCATCGTCGCGCACATCGACGCCGGCAAGACGACGCTCACCGAGCGCCTGCTGTATCACGCCGGAAAGATCCACCGGGTCGGGGAGGTCCACGACGGCGAAAGCCAGATGGACTGGCAGGAGCAGGAACGCGAGCGGGGCATCACGATCACGGCCGCGACGACGACGCTCCAGTGGCGCAAGCACGACATCCACCTGATCGACACGCCCGGGCACGTCGACTTCACGATCGAGGTCGAGCGCAGTTTGCGCGTGCTCGACGGAGCTGTCGTCGTGTTCGACGCCGTCGCCGGCGTCGAGCCGCAGTCCGAAACCGTGTGGCATCAGGCGGACAAGTTTCACGTGCCGCGCATCGCGTTCATCAACAAAATGGACCGGCTCGGCGCCGACTTCGACGCGGCCGTCGCGTCGATCCGGCGCAAGCTCGGCGCGAACCCGGTGCCGGTGCAACTTCCGATCGGGGCCGAGGATGCGTTCTCGGGAGTGGTCGACCTGGTGCGCGGGCATGCGTTCACGTTCCACGGCGATCTCGACGAGGAGCCGTCGCCGGCGGACATTCCGAGCGACCTGCGCGACGCCGCGGCGGCGGCGCGCGACGCGTTCGTCGAGGCGGTCGCCGACACCGACGACGCAGTCGCCGAGGCCTACCTGGACGGCCGGCCGATCGACGAGGCGACCCTGCAGGCGGCGCTGCGGCGCGCGACGATCGCCGGCCGGGTCGTCCCGGTGCTGTGCGGCTCGGCGCTGCGCAACAAGGGCACCCGCCAGGTGCTCGACGCGGTGGTCGACTACCTGCCGTCGCCGCACGATCTGCCGCCGATCCGCGGCGTCGACCCGCGCGATCCGAGCGTCGTGCTCGAGCGCGCGCCGGACCCGAAACAGCCGCTCGCGATGCTCGCGTTCAAGGTCGCGATGGACGACTCGCGCAAGTTCGTGTTCTTGCGCGTGTTCAGCGGTACGGTCAAGCCGGGCGATCAGGTGTGGAACCCGCGCATCGGCGACAAGGAGCGGGTGGCGCGCCTGTTTCTGGTACACGCCAACCGGCGCCAGCGCATCGACAAGGCCGTCGCCGGCGAGATCGTCGCCGCGACCGGGCTCAAGCACGCGACGACCGGCGACACGCTGTGCGCGCCCGATGCGCCGATCCTGCTCGAGCGGATCGACACGTACGAGCCGGTGATGTCGATCGCCGTGGAGCCGCGCACCAACGCCGAACGCGACAAACTCGAATGGGCGCTCAACAAGATCGTCGAGGAGGATCCGACGTTTCGCGTGCGCGAGGACGAGGAGACCGGCCAGACGATCATCAGCGGCATGGGCGAGCTTCACCTCGAGATCGTCGTCGAGACGCTTCAGCGCGAGTACGGCGTCGAGGTGGCGGTCGGCAAGCCGCAGGTCGTCTACCGCGAGACGATCGCCGCGGCCGCCGAAGGCGAGGCGGTGTTCGAACGCGAGTTGAAAGAGGAGTCGCTGTACGGCGCCGCCCGCGTGCGCGTGGCGCCGCTGTCGCGCGGCGCGGGGACGCGGATCGAATCGGCGATCGGCGACGACGCCGGCGTGCCGCCGCCGGTGGTCGAGGCCGCGATGCAGGGCCTTCGCGAGGTGTCGCAGTCGGGCCCGAACGGCTACCCGCTCACCGACCTCGAGGTCACCCTGCTGTCGGTCGGCACGCGCGAGGGCGTCCCCGCGGAAGTCGGCGTCAAGGTGGCGGCCGCCGAGGCGTTCCGCCGCGCGCTGCGCGACGCTCAGCCGACGCTGCTCGAACCGATCATGGTGGTCGAGGTCGTCACGCCCGAAGACAACCTCGGAGCGGTCATCGGCGATCTCAACCAGCGCCGCGGCCACGTTCAGCACGTCGACACCGAGGGCGTCAAGAGCGTGGTGATCGCGCACGTGCCGCTCAAGAACCTGTTCGGCTACTCCACCGATCTGAGGTCGCTCACCCAGGGGCGCGCGAACTTCACGATGAAATTCCACGCCTACGACAACCTCGACGCCGCCGGCACGTAGCGGCCGGATCGCGCGGCCGCGGCGGTCAGTAGCCGCCGGTGATCAGCACTTCCGCGACGGCGCCGCGACCGTCGGCGCGGCTGTTGATCGCGCGGTTGCAGGTGACGCGATCGACGCGGAAGCCGTCGTACAGCGAGCGAATCAGCGGCGTGTCGCTGTTGGACAGCATCACCGCGCAGCCCTTGCGGACCAGCAGCCGCGCGACGCGCGCGAGTTCGCGCTGGTCGTCTTCCCCGAAGCACGCGCTGGTGTAGCTCGTGAAGTTGGCGGTCGCCGACACCGGCTGGTACGGCGGGTCGAAGTACACGAAGTCGCCGCGGCCGGCGGCGTCGACCACGTAGTCGTAGCTGCGCGTCGCCAACTCGGCCCGCTGCAGCAGGCGCGACGCGGCGCGCAACCCGGGCGCATCGCAGATCGCCGGCGCCTTGTAGCTACCGATCGGCACGTTGAACCGCCCCGACCGGTTGACGCGCCACAGCCCGTTGTAACAGGTCTTGTTCAGGTAGATGAACATCGCGGCGCGGTCGACGTCCGACTGCGGCCCGGTGCGCTCGTTCCACCGCTCGCGCGTCGCGTAGTAGTAGTCCTCGCAGTGGCGATCCCGGTGGGTGCGCAACCGCCGGATGACCGCCTCGACGTTCCACGCGACGGCGCGGTAGGTCGCGATCAGGTCGGCGTTGAGATCGGACAGGACCGCGTGGTGCGGGGCGAGCCGGAAGAAGACGGCACCGCCGCCGACGAACGGCTCGAAGTAGCGGCGAAACGACGGCGGCCGGCGCGCCGTGATCGCGTCGAGCAGCCGCGACTTGCCCCCCGCCCACTTGACGATCGGCGCGGCGGCGTCGGGCCGGGCCGGGCGGCGCGCGACGCGCGCGGGTGCGAGCGGACGGGTGCGCAGTCGCGCAGTCGAAGGGGCGGTCCCAGGCATGCCCCCATGGTCGGGATCGGCGCGGAGGGGGGCAAGTTTTCGGCACCTGGCCGCGGCCGGTTACGGAGGTGCTTATCGAAGCGCAGCGGCGCGCCGACTCCGGCGCGCGTCGCGACGCCCTCGCGCCGTGGGCGCGGCGCGGCGGCCACCGCGCGGCGCGCGCGCGGTTCCGGCGCGGTCAGTACAGCTCGGCGGCGCGCGCGTAGTCGTGCGTCGTCGGGTCGTAGTCGACCAACACGCCCACGGCGCCGCGCTCGCTCGCGAGCGCCAGGACCTCCGCCTTGTTGCTCCGCACCACCATGCGGGGCTCCGCGTGCTCCACCGCCGACTGCTCGATGAACCGGCGCGCGTTGAACGCGTTCTTGAACCCGAGCAGGTACGTCTCGTTGTTGCCGGCGCGGGCCATCATCAGCGAGTTCGGCTCCTCCGAGCCCGGCTCGCGGACCAACAGGACCCACAGACCTTCGATGGACGATTTGTCGGCGGTGTGCGCGTGGATGTGCATAGGCAGTACGTCTCCTGTGCGGGGTAGGGGGCTCCGTCCTTAAAACACTCGGCGCACCGTGTCAAGAGTTGGTATAAGGCTTGAAATGGCTCCCGCCGTGTCGCTCCCGGTGTTGCCTCCGCTCGTCGACGCGCACGCCCGCCGCGTGACGTACCTGCGCGTTTCGCTTACGGATCGCTGCAACTACCGCTGCACGTACTGCATGCCGCCCGAGGGCGTCGATCTCGTGCCCCGGCAAGATGTGCTGGCCTTCGAGGAGATCGCGCGAATCGTGCGCGTCTTCGCCGGTCTCGGCGTTCGGCGCGTCCGGCTCACCGGCGGCGAACCGACCATCCGCAAGGGGCTGCCCGAGTTGGTCTCGCGCCTGACCGCCATCGAGGGGATCGAGTCGGTTGTGATGACGACCAACGGCCATCGCCTGCCGGAACTCGCGAAGCCGCTCGCGCGAGCCGGGCTGGCAGAGGTCAACGTGTCGGTCGACACCCTCCGCGCCGACAAGTTCGCCGCGATCACGCGGCGCGGCGATCTGGACCGCGTGCTCGCCGGCATCGACGCGGCGCGCGCCGCGGGCATGCGGGTCAAGCTCAACACGGTCGCCCTGCGCGGGTTCAACGACGACGAGATCGCGGACTTGTGCGCCTACGGCTGGCGGGTCGGCGCGGTGCCGCGGTTCATCGAGCACATGCCGATGTCCGACGGCCGGCTGTACGCGCCGGGCCGCGAGCTGTCCGCGGCGGCGATCCGCGCGGCGGTCGCCGGCCGGTTCGGCCCGGTCGAGCGCGTGATCGACCGCGGCGACGCGACGGGGCCGGCGCGGTATTGGGCGCCCGGCGGCGACCGGGCGCGCCGGTTCGGCATCATTTCGGCGATGACGGAGCACTTCTGCGACACGTGCAACCGCGTGCGCCTGTCGGCGGTCGGTGAGCTGCACACGTGTCTGGCGTACGACGACGCGGTCAACCTGCGCGCGATTTTGCGCGGCGGCGGCGGCGACGATGCGGTGCGCGACGCCATCCGTGCGGCGCTGGCCGGCAAGCGCGCGGGCCACGACTTTCGCCGATCGGGGCATGGCGCCCCCAGCAAGCACATGATCAGCATCGGCGGGTAACGGACCGGCGGCGCGCGGCATCGGACTAAAAGCGAGGATCGGCCCGCACATAGCGCATCCCGGACGCGCGCTGGCCCCGGGGGGGCTGTTGGCGCGGGTTGTGCTAGGTTGTACCGCGGGTGCCGCGCCGCGCACCCCGCCGACCACGGACCATACGGAGCCCACCATGAGCCGCAGTATCAAGATCGTGCTGACCGTCGTCCTCGTCGCGGGCGGCGTCGGCTACCTCATGGCCTCGTCGCTCGAGGGCGAGGTGGCGTACTACAAGCACGTCGAGGAGGTCATGGCCGCGCCCGCCAAGTGGGTCGACAAGCCGCTGCAGGTTCACGGCTTCGTCGAGGCCGGCTCGATCGACAAGCGCATCGAGGGCCACCAGCAGACCACGCGATTCGTCCTCGAGAGCAAGGGGGCGCGCATCGCGGTGACCACGACCGCGCCGATTCCCGACACGTTCAAGGACGCGGCCGAGGTCGTCGCCAAGGGGCGCCTCGACCGGGCCGAGGACGGCAGCTACCGGCTGGTCGCCGACGAGCTGTCGGCGAAGTGCCCGTCGAAGTACGAAGAGAACCGGCGCAAGAGTTTGGCCGGATCCTGAGGCGCAGCGTGTCGGCGTTCGACATCCCCTCGTCGCCCACGGCGGTCCTCGGCCACATCGTTCTGCTCGTGGCGTTCGTCCTGGCCGCGTACACCCTCGCGGTCGGGGTGATCGGCTCGCGCCGCCGGCGCCCGCGCCTGATTCGTGCGTCGATGTACGGCCTGTACGCGTTCGCCGGGCTCATGACGGTCGCGTCGGCGCTGCTCGTCTACGCGTTTTTGACGCACGACTACACGATCAAGTACGTCTACCACTACAGCGACACGTCGATGCCGACCTGGTACAAGGTGACGGCGTACTGGGGCGGGCTCGACGGTTCCCTGCTGTTCTGGGTATTCGTCCTCGCGGTGTTCTCGGCGGTCGCGGTGTTCGCCAACCGCCACCGCCACCGCGACATGATGGGCTACGTCGTCGCGACGTTGATGGGCATCGCGCTGTTCTTCCTCGCGGTGCTCATCTACGCGAAGAACCCGTTCGCGACGTTTCTGTCCGATCCGCCGGTGGACGGCAAGGGGCTCAACCCGCTGCTGCAGAACTACTGGATGGTGATCCATCCGCCGTCGCTGTACATCGGCTTCGTCGCCGCGTCGGTGCCGTTCGCGTTCTGCGTGGCGGCGCTCGCCTCGGGACGACTCGACGATGCGTGGATCTACTCGATCCGCGTGTGGATCCTGATCTGCTTCTTGTTCTTGTCGCTCGGGCTGATCCTCGGCGGGCGCTGGGCCTACGAGGAGCTGGGCTGGGGCGGCTACTGGGCGTGGGACCCGGTCGAAAACGCCGGGTTCCTGCCGTGGTTCACGGCGACGGCCGTCCTTCACTCGATCATCATCCAGGAGCAGCGCGGTTCGATGAAGGTGTGGAACGTCGTGCTCGTCGTCCTCACCTTCTTCCTCACGATTTTCGGCACGTTCATGACCCGGTCGGGCGTCGTCCAGTCCGTGCACGCGTTCGGCGAGGACAACGAACTGGCGCTTTATTTCATCCTGTTCATGGCGCTGATCTGGATCTTTTCGGTGGGGCTCATCGTCTACCGCCTGCCGCGCCTGCGATCGCGCGGTTCGTTCGAGTCGTTCGCGTCGCGCGAGTTCGCGTTCCTGGTCAACAACTGGGTGCTGCTCGGCTGCGCGCTGTTCGTGCTGTTCGCGACGATGTTCCCGACGATCTCGGAGTCGTTCCGGGATCAACGGATCACGGTCGGCCCGCCGTTCTTCAATAAATGGATGGTGCCGCTCGGCTTGACCCTGCTCATGCTCGCGGGTGCGGCGCCGCTGCTGGCGTGGCGCCGGACGGCGGCTCGGCGGCTGATGGACCAGTTTGCGTTCCCGGTCGCGGCGATGGTCGTCACGGTCGGCGTTCTGGCGGCGGCGTTTCCCCGCACGCGGGCGCTGTCGTCGCTGTTTTCCAATCAGGTGAGGTTTCCGAGCGCGCTCGTGTGCTTCGGCGTCGTCGCCTTCACGCTCGCATCCTGCGTGCAAGAGTTTTGGAAGGGGACGCGCGTGCGCAAGCGGCAGACGGGAAGCGACGCGCTGTCGTCTCTGCTCGGCATCGTCCTCGCCAAGCGGCGGCGCTACGGCGGCTACATCGTCCACATGGGCATCGCGCTGATGTTCATCGGCTTCGCCGGCAAGGCGTTCGAGGTCGAAAAGGACTTCACCCTGCATCAGCCGGGGACGACGAAGGCGCTGATGGACCGCGGCGACAAACCGTTCGGCGAGGTGCTGCTGTCGTGCGGCAAGGGCGAGCTGCCGGACTGCGTCGTCGTGCGCGGCATCCTGTTTCGTTACGACCGCTTCTATCACTGCCCCGAGACGGTGTCCGACGGCACCGCGAAGCAGGCCAAGGACCTGCAGCAGCGGATCGCCCGCGCGGCGGACGAAGCCGAACGCGCGCGGCTCGCCGCCGCCCTGTCCGAGCTGCGCGCGGACGTGCGCGCCCATTGCTCGGGGGTCAACGGCGATCACAAACAGACGTGGACGGCGCGGCTGCGGGCGATCACGAAGGACGGCGACGATCTCGGCACGCTGTGGCCGGCGCAGTGGCTGTACACGAAATCGACCGAACAGCGCACGACGGAGCCCGCGATCGAGAGCGTCGGCGCCGACGACGTGTACCTGGCGCTGCTCGGGTTCGAGCCGGGAACCGAGGGCATCGCGAACTTCCGCCTGTTTCTCAACCCGCTGGTCAACTGGGTATGGCTCGGGTTCACCGTGCTCATGCTCGGCTGTTTCGTGTGCCTGATTCCCGAGTCGGTCGTGCGCATGCTCAAGCCGGCGCCGAAGACACGGGTCGGCCGCATCGCCGACAAGGCGGCGCTGGCGGCGTTCGTCGCGGGGGCGACGCTGCTGTCCGTGTCGGCGGCGCGCGCGCAGGACGCGCCGTCCGCCGCCGGGCCGGTCTACGAGGAGTCGAATCCACACGCGGTGCAGGGCACGACCATCGCCAGTCAGTACCGCCCGGACAGCGACACCGCGGCCCGGCTGATGAAGGACATCGGCTGCATGTGCGGCGGCTGCAACAAGGAGCCGATCCACGACTGCAAGTGCGGCTATGCGGCGCAAATGCGGGCCGAGGTGCTCGCCGCGCTGCGCGGCCGCGACCTGTCGACGGAGGAGGCGCAGCGGCGGGCGTACGAGGAGGTCCGCGACGCGTTCATCGCGAAGTACGGCCAGGAGGTGCTCACGCTGCCGATCGACGAGGGGTTCAACCGGTTGGCGTGGGCGCTGCCGTTCGCGCTGATCGGCGGATCGCTCGCGCTGATCGTCGGCGTGGGCCGATATTGGGTGCGGCGCGGGCGCCGCGACTGGGCCGTGTCGGTCGCGGCCGCACAGCAGGTCGACCTCGACGACGAGGCGGCGGATCGACTGGATGAGGAACTCGACCGCATCGACTGACGGCGCAGCCGCGCCGCGATGGCTGTCGCGTGCGGCGGGCGCGGTAGCCGTACTCGCCGGGTGGGCGCTGATCGTCGCCGTCTACCGCGGGCGGCTCACGCCGTCGGCGGTCACGCTGGCGATCGGCTGGGCCGCGCTCGTGGCGACGGCGTGGCTGTTGTGGGGCGCGCTGTGGACCGCGGTCGGCAGCGGCGGCGGCGGCGACGCGATCGAGCCGGCGGACCTGGACGCCCTTCGCCGCGGCGACCTCGAGCGGGAAAAGCGCGCGTTGCTGCGCGCGATCAAGGACGTGGAGTTCGACCGCGACATGGGCAAGATGTCGCCGGCCGAGGCCGACGAGATCCTGCGCGTGTACCGCGCGCGGGCGATCGAGGTCATCCGCGAACTCGAGGCGGGCGTGCTCGACGACCCGACCGTGCCGATCGACGAGGCGATCGATCGCGAGGTGGCCGCGCGCATCGGTGTGCGGCCGGGGCGCGGGCAGGCGCCGCGGGCGGAGGTCGACCGGCTCGTACGCCAGGTCGAGGCGAGCGAACGCCGCGGGCGGTACGGCTATCGCGCGGCGGCGGGCGCGCTCGTCGCCGCCGCCAGCGCGTTTGCCGCGCTCGCGACCTGGTCGCCCGACGCGGGCGCGGGTCACGTCGTCGGGTGGGGGCTGCCGGTCGCGGCCGGGCTGGCGCTGGCCGGCCACGGGCTATATCGATGGCTCACGTACTCCGAACCGGACCATGCGAGCGACGACGACGGCGGAGGGGCCTCGTGAAGGTCTCCGCTGCATGGCTTGCGGCGATCGGGGCGGTCGCGGCGACCGCGGGCACCGCGCGGGCGCAACCTCAGATGCCCAACCCACGCGTGATGAGCGGGATGGCGCGGCCGGAGCCGAACGATCCGCCGGGCCGACTCACCGCGCGCGTCGTCCAGGGCGGGTTCGCGGTCGACCAGTTCGGCAACTCGCAGTCGAAGTTTCCGCCCGGCCACATCGTGCATCTCGTCGCCGTGGGGGCCGACGGGAAGGTGTCGCTGCAGAGCCTGCCGGTGGACGAAAACGGCCGCGCCGTGTTCCAGGGATTGGCGACGGACGGGAGCCGGGCCTATTTCCTCACCACGCTGCTGCCGCGCGGTGACATCGACGATCACGTGGGGACGCGCGAGCCGATCGGCATGCCGCCGAAGGTCGGCATGCGCGTCCTTCTCGCCGGACCCGAGCCGGACGCCTCCGATCCGCCGGTCGACGATCTGTCGCCGGAGGGGTTGCCGCCCGTCCCCGCGGGCCAGGTGGTGGTCGAAGTGCGCGGCATGGTCGACGCCGCGCACTCGGTCCGGCTCGTCGACCTGACCACGGGCGGCGCGGTGACGGCGGCGCTCGAGCCGCTGCAGGACGCCAAGGTGGCGCGGTTCACCGGCGTGGCCGGCGGCAACGACAAGGTGTACATCGCGGAGGTCGTCGCCGGCGGGCGAGTGTATCGCTCGCAGCCGATCCAGGTGGGCCGGGGACGCGGCGGCTTCGGCTCGGTGTTCGTGTACCCGTCGCTGCTGATGCAGATGCACGCGGGAGCGGAGGTGGACGACGACCGGCTGTGGTTCCAGGTCCAGTTCGTCCTCGCCAACGGCACCGGTGCGCCGTATCTGCCCGGCGACGAGGGCATCGTCATTCCGCTGCCGCGCGGGTTCGTCGCCGCGTCGGTGGACGAGCAGAATCAGATGCGCGTCAAGGTCGACAAACAGCGAGGCCTGGTCTGGCGCGGAGCGTTTCCGCCGGGCCAGCGCGCGTTCGTCGCGCAGTTCGCGATCCCGATCGAAGACGGGCGCGCGGACTTCGTGTTGCCGTTGCCGTTCGGCGCGATCGACAGCCAGATCTCGCTGCGCGCGAACGCCGGCGTCGTAAAGCGGCTCGAGCGCTGCCGCAAGCGCGGCCAGGATCCGCGCGTGTGCGACGGCATCGAGGCGGGCAAGCTCGTGGAGTCCGACCAGATCGGGCCGGCGCGGTTTTCGACGTTGGCCGACAGCGGCACGACGTTTCTGGTCATGCCGGGCATCAACGTCCGTGCGGGGGGCACGCTTCGGATCGCGTTCAAGGGGTTGCCGCAGCCGCCCCGCATGTGGCGCTACGCCGGTGCCGCAGCGGCGGCCATCGCGACGATCTTCATCGCGCTCGGGATTGCCACGGCGATGCGCTCGGCCGGCGACCGCGCGCGCGACACGCGACGCGACGAGCTGGTGATCGAGCGCGATGATCTGTTGCGGAAGCTCGTCGCACTCGAGAAGGACCACCTCGCGGGGCGCGTGGCGGACGACCGATACGACCAGCGGCGCAGCGCGCTGAAGCGACGGTTGTCGGAGGTCGTCGCCGAATTGCGCACCGACCGCTGACCGATGCGCATCGACCGGGTCCACGTCGCGGGCGTGTCGAAACGCTACGGCCCTCAGCGCGCGCTCGCAAACGTCGATGTCGACCTTCGCGCCGGTAGCCTGTGCGCGCTGCTCGGACCCAACGGCGCCGGAAAGTCGACGCTGCTCGGGATCCTCTCGACGCTTGTGCGTCCGACGGCGGGCGAGGTGGTGTACCTCAGCGGCGATCGGGCCGTCCCAGCCGGCGCGCCGCTGCGGGCGCAGATCGGCGTGCTCGCGCACGAGTCGTTCATCTACGGTGAACTGACAGCGGTCGAAAACCTGGATTTCTACGGCAACCTGTACTCCGTGCCGCGGCGGCGCGACCGGGCGGCCGCGCTGCTCGACGAGGTCGGGCTCGACGACCGGGCTCGCAATCGCCCCGCGCGCACCTACTCGCGCGGGATGTTGCAACGGCTCGCGCTCGCCCGGGCGCTCATGCACGAGCCGCCCGTGCTGCTGCTCGACGAGCCGTTCACTGGGCTGGATCGCCACGGTGCGGCGGCGCTCGCTCGCACGCTCGACCGAGCCCGGCGCGACGGCCGCGTCGTGCTCGTGGTGTCGCACGACCTGGAGGCGCTCGACGGCGTGTGCGACCACGTCGTCGTGCTCCGGCGCGGCAAGGTCGTCGTCGATCGGCGTGCACCGGCCGGTACGGCGTTTTCGCACGCGGAACTCAAGGACATTTACCA is a genomic window containing:
- a CDS encoding DNA adenine methylase, translated to MPGTAPSTARLRTRPLAPARVARRPARPDAAAPIVKWAGGKSRLLDAITARRPPSFRRYFEPFVGGGAVFFRLAPHHAVLSDLNADLIATYRAVAWNVEAVIRRLRTHRDRHCEDYYYATRERWNERTGPQSDVDRAAMFIYLNKTCYNGLWRVNRSGRFNVPIGSYKAPAICDAPGLRAASRLLQRAELATRSYDYVVDAAGRGDFVYFDPPYQPVSATANFTSYTSACFGEDDQRELARVARLLVRKGCAVMLSNSDTPLIRSLYDGFRVDRVTCNRAINSRADGRGAVAEVLITGGY
- a CDS encoding cytochrome c maturation protein CcmE; the protein is MSRSIKIVLTVVLVAGGVGYLMASSLEGEVAYYKHVEEVMAAPAKWVDKPLQVHGFVEAGSIDKRIEGHQQTTRFVLESKGARIAVTTTAPIPDTFKDAAEVVAKGRLDRAEDGSYRLVADELSAKCPSKYEENRRKSLAGS
- the moaA gene encoding GTP 3',8-cyclase MoaA; translation: MAPAVSLPVLPPLVDAHARRVTYLRVSLTDRCNYRCTYCMPPEGVDLVPRQDVLAFEEIARIVRVFAGLGVRRVRLTGGEPTIRKGLPELVSRLTAIEGIESVVMTTNGHRLPELAKPLARAGLAEVNVSVDTLRADKFAAITRRGDLDRVLAGIDAARAAGMRVKLNTVALRGFNDDEIADLCAYGWRVGAVPRFIEHMPMSDGRLYAPGRELSAAAIRAAVAGRFGPVERVIDRGDATGPARYWAPGGDRARRFGIISAMTEHFCDTCNRVRLSAVGELHTCLAYDDAVNLRAILRGGGGDDAVRDAIRAALAGKRAGHDFRRSGHGAPSKHMISIGG
- a CDS encoding ABC transporter ATP-binding protein, with the protein product MRIDRVHVAGVSKRYGPQRALANVDVDLRAGSLCALLGPNGAGKSTLLGILSTLVRPTAGEVVYLSGDRAVPAGAPLRAQIGVLAHESFIYGELTAVENLDFYGNLYSVPRRRDRAAALLDEVGLDDRARNRPARTYSRGMLQRLALARALMHEPPVLLLDEPFTGLDRHGAAALARTLDRARRDGRVVLVVSHDLEALDGVCDHVVVLRRGKVVVDRRAPAGTAFSHAELKDIYHEFDE
- the fusA gene encoding elongation factor G, translated to MAKIDSVRNIGIVAHIDAGKTTLTERLLYHAGKIHRVGEVHDGESQMDWQEQERERGITITAATTTLQWRKHDIHLIDTPGHVDFTIEVERSLRVLDGAVVVFDAVAGVEPQSETVWHQADKFHVPRIAFINKMDRLGADFDAAVASIRRKLGANPVPVQLPIGAEDAFSGVVDLVRGHAFTFHGDLDEEPSPADIPSDLRDAAAAARDAFVEAVADTDDAVAEAYLDGRPIDEATLQAALRRATIAGRVVPVLCGSALRNKGTRQVLDAVVDYLPSPHDLPPIRGVDPRDPSVVLERAPDPKQPLAMLAFKVAMDDSRKFVFLRVFSGTVKPGDQVWNPRIGDKERVARLFLVHANRRQRIDKAVAGEIVAATGLKHATTGDTLCAPDAPILLERIDTYEPVMSIAVEPRTNAERDKLEWALNKIVEEDPTFRVREDEETGQTIISGMGELHLEIVVETLQREYGVEVAVGKPQVVYRETIAAAAEGEAVFERELKEESLYGAARVRVAPLSRGAGTRIESAIGDDAGVPPPVVEAAMQGLREVSQSGPNGYPLTDLEVTLLSVGTREGVPAEVGVKVAAAEAFRRALRDAQPTLLEPIMVVEVVTPEDNLGAVIGDLNQRRGHVQHVDTEGVKSVVIAHVPLKNLFGYSTDLRSLTQGRANFTMKFHAYDNLDAAGT